Proteins encoded by one window of Cervus canadensis isolate Bull #8, Minnesota chromosome 18, ASM1932006v1, whole genome shotgun sequence:
- the NPAS1 gene encoding neuronal PAS domain-containing protein 1, which yields MATPYPSGGGGGRGGSVPWDFLPGFVVKAPPGPCLQAQRKEKSRNAARSRRGKENLEFFELAKLLPLPGAISSQLDKASIVRLSVTYLRLRRFAALGAPPWGLRSSGPPAGLAPGRRGPVALVSEVFEQHLGGHILQSLDGFVFALNQDGKFLYISETVSIYLGLSQVRGSQQAAWPSSAAVSLARPPLSWPHQTNIEKKKVDGLFGSQISGIGQGMGFTGTGVSLTQPSNSRGLAARFPLGLSDLGSLCLSLPLSALPFSSPHHLTLPVSLSPAPSRPLSPCPPVSLSLSVHPTPPHPFRSLLVPGLGPVLDKGQVMTGYYRWLQRAGGFVWLQSVATVAVSGKSPGERHVLWVSYVLSQAEGERTPLDAFQLPASAAREDASSPEPEPTEPEPPVEGKQPTPPEEDEAPQPRGKPIKVEPVPGETEDLEDSEDEEPSGHLAPTRPEFTSVIRAGALKQDLVGPWGLAPPGDPPPSLLHTGFLPPVMRGLCGPGTIRYGPAELGLVYPHLQRLGPGPALPEAFYPALGLPYPGALGTRVQRKGD from the exons ATGGCGACCCCCTACCCCAGCGGTGGAGGGGGAGGTCGAGGCGGCAGCGTCCCTTGGGACTTTCTGCCGGGGTTCGTGGTCAAGGCCCCGCCTGGACCCTG CCTGCAGGCGCAGCGCAAGGAAAAGTCCCGTAACGCTGCGCGCTCGCGGCGCGGAAAGGAGAACCTGGAGTTCTTCGAGCTGGCCAAGCTACTGCCTTTGCCCGGAGCCATCTCCAGCCAGCTGGACAAGGCGTCCATCGTGCGTCTCAGCGTCACCTACCTCCGCCTGCGCCGCTTTGCTGCCCTCGGGGCGCCGCCCTGGGGGCTGAGGTCTTCGGGGCCGCCGGCGGGCCTAG ccccaggccgcAGGGGTCCCGTGGCGCTGGTCTCCGAGGTCTTTGAGCAGCACCTGGGCGGACACATCCTACAG TCCCTGGATGGCTTCGTGTTTGCCTTGAACCAGGACGGGAAGTTTCTCTACATCTCAGAGACCGTCTCCATTTACCTGGGTCTCTCACAGGTAAGGGGCTCGCAGCAGGCCGCCTGGCCCAGCTCAGCTGCTGTCTCCCTTGCCCGCCCTCCTCTCTCCTGGCCTCACCAAaccaacattgaaaaaaaaaaagtggatgggCTCTTTGGGTCCCAAA TCTCAGGAATTGGGCAGGGGATGGGATTTACGGGGACTGGGGTCTCTCTGACCCAGCCTTCAAACTCCAGGGGCCTCGCTGCCAGGTTCCCTCTCGGTCTTTCTGACTTaggttctctctgtctctctctgcctctctctgccctgcctttctcttctccccacCATCTCACCCTTCCTGTTTCCCTGTCACCCGCCCCCTCTCGGCCCCTGTCTCCCTGTccacctgtctctctctctctctctgtccatcccaccccaccccatcccttccgGTCTCTCCTGGTCCCTGGGCTGGGCCCAGTGCTGGACAAGGGCCAGGTGATGACCGGTTACTACCGTTGGCTGCAGCGCGCCGGGGGCTTCGTGTGGCTGCAGTCCGTGGCCACTGTGGCTGTGAGTGGGAAGAGCCCTGGAGAGCGCCATGTGCTCTGGGTCAGCTATGTGCTCAG CCAAGCCGAGGGGGAGCGGACACCTCTGGATGCCTTCCAGCTTCCGGCCAGTGCGGCCCGTGAGGACGCGTCCAGCCCGGAGCCAGAGCCCACAG AGCCAGAGCCTCCAGTGGAAGGAAAGCAGCCCACCCCTCCCGAGGAGGACGAGGCCCCCCAGCCCCGGGGCAAACCCATCAAAGTGGAGCCCGTCCCCGGGGAGACAGAAGACCTGGAGGACAGTGAGGACGAGGAGCCGTCGGGCCACTTGGCCCCAACGAGGCCTGAGTTCACGTCCGTCATCCGGGCGGGGGCCCTGAAGCAGGACTTGGTGGGGCCCTGGGGCCTGGCGCCTCCTGGGGACCCCCCACCTTCCCTCCTGCACACCGGCTTCCTTCCCCCAGTCATGCGGGGCCTGTGCGGGCCGGGCACCATCCGCTACGGCCCTGCCGAGCTGGGCCTGGTGTACCCACACCTGCAGAGGCTGGGCCCGGGCCCTGCCCTCCCAGAGGCCTTCTACCCCGCCCTGGGCCTGCCCTACCCCGGGGCCCTGGGCACCAGGGTGCAGCGGAAGGGGGACTGA
- the TMEM160 gene encoding transmembrane protein 160: protein MGGGWWWARAARLARLRFRGALLPPPRPRSGGARGSFAPGHGPRAGASPPPVSELDRADAWLLRKAHETAFLSWFRNGLLASGIGVISFMQSDMGREAAYGFFLLGGLCVVWGGASYVVGLAALRGPMQLSVGGAAAGVGAVLAAGLLWACAVGLYMGQLELDVELVPEDDGTAAAEGPDEAGRPPPE, encoded by the exons ATGGGAGGCGGCTGGTGGTGGGCTCGAGCCGCCCGCCTTGCCCGACTCCGCTTCCGGGGGGCGCTGCTGCCGCCTCCGCGGCCCCGGAGCGGGGGTGCCCGGGGGTCCTTTGCCCCTGGCCACGGCCCCCGCGCTGGGGCTTCGCCGCCGCCTGTGTCCGAGCTGGACCGCGCAGACGCCTGGCTCCTCCGGAAGGCGCATGAGACAg CCTTCCTCTCCTGGTTCCGCAATGGCCTCCTGGCCTCAGGCATCGGGGTCATCTCCTTCATGCAGAGCGACATGGGCCGGGAGGCCGCCTACG GCTTCTTCCTGCTGGGCGgcctgtgtgtggtgtggggcgGCGCCTCCTACGTGGTGGGCCTGGCGGCGCTACGGGGGCCCATGCAGCTCTCAGTGGGGGGTGCGGCCGCGGGCGTGGGGGCGGTGCTGGCCGCCGGCCTGCTCTGGGCTTGTGCCGTCGGCCTCTACATGGGCCAGCTGGAGCTGGACGTAGAACTGGTACCCGAGGATGACGGAACCGCTGCAGCCGAAGGGCCCGATGAGGCGGGCCGGCCTCCACCTGAGTGA